CGCCGTAGACGTATTTCGCCCGATTCCGAGCTAATTCGGCGGCGATCATCCGCGACATCCATTCCCCGGCGATGCTGCCCCGTCGACGGGAAGCGAGCCCGGCTCGGCCGCTTCCTCGTTCTAATTTCTGACGGTTGACAGCTCTCTCTCTCGATACGTTCGACGATAGGTACACCCGAGAGAAATAAAAAGAGGCGAACCAGAGAAAGAGAAACAGAGGGGCacggagagagagcgagagagagagaaagagagtgcgcgtgtgtgtgtagATAAAGGggcgagggagggagagagagagagagaaagagagagatagatagagaaaTGTAATTCGCGACGTGACATCGTGCCTTTCGTGGATtgcgaaattctaaaaaagaaatagaaccGGTGGATGTGATCATTAGTTTCGGCGCTGTTTCCGCACGGTCGAGTGACAccattattatttatgaaaGAATCCTTCTCGTCGGCATAGGCGAACGATCGGAATTCGTCGACTGAAACCTTAGCAAGATCACGCTGTCATGCGATTTGCAGAATGTGCGGGACGTTCCTTGCTGCCTCTGCTTCTTTCCTGGCCGTTCAGATTCGTTTCCTAGACCCCACGGCGTTCAATATTGACGCTACCGGTGCCCGTCCGAGACGGGCTCCAATTGCAGTGACACGCAGATTTGTCCGCACACTTTTGGCGTGATAAGTAATTCGTAAGGACCGCCGTGTTATTCGTCGCTCTTCGACTTAATCGGGAAGCGTGAATTTACCGTAGCATCGGCAATTAAAGTTGCAACTGTGACCAAACTGTCCTTGTACGAGCGGTTCTGATAATTAACTCGCGTGTAGCTCTTTCGATTATAAAGTCCGAGAGGAAACGAGGAAATTCGCGTTACGTGTACAAATCTGTGAATCGCTGCACTTTGTCCCAGCACATGGATGTTCCAAGCAGTTTAACATCTGTCTAACATCTTCCCTTTCTTAGACTCCATTTGTAATATTCTCTCTCTGCGTAGTCGATTGCTGTAGTCTTTTAATTATTGGAACagcattttatttattctaGGCCGTGGAAGCTCGCGTTCGAATATTATTGAACAATTTTTGCGAATGCGAGTATATCGTGGAATGTTGTGTTGTTCTGTTTCAGATAATGTAGATATAGTTTATTCGAACAAGGCCTTTAGggtataattatatttaatgtcAGTGAATGAGTTGGACGGTTGTTATTGGTGGTGCGATTATTGGACCAAGAGGTATTGAGACAATTGGAATATAACAAAGAGCACGCAAAATGACGATTGCCACAAGAGGCCAAGGAGTAGGCATAGACCCTCCCGATAGCCAGCAAAGTACACAGGTACACTCGAGTGATGTTATTTTCATTGCATTCAATCAGTTTACATACAAGCTTTTGTACGATACATTCACCCTACAGGAAGTACTATCGCGAGATGGGAAGAACACCGACTACCcagaagctgaaatgtcacgGGGGCAATCCTCTGCTCGCTtcacccaattccttgcaacaaagtccgccgcgtaacgcagtacgcgaacgaaacaaattcCTACAGCCTGTGGATATGAACAGCCGCTGAGAACTTAAAAGTAGGATTTCTTGGAagggatagggtggagcgagcgggcgattccccttacCCCCATGATATTTCAGCTTGTCGGTAGTCAGTCTTCTTCCCATCTCGCAATAATACGtacaatttaatattttcaataatctTTGTACACGAGAAAGATCTATACCTGATTCTCAAGCAGCATTTGCGCAGCTTATTATAGGTTTAAGATCGACCGGGTTTAATCGACTTCTCATTAGCTTCCTTTGTTACCGAATTAATGTGAAACGTTTCGTAGATGCACAGTTCACCGGGCACGCAACAATTAGCTGATACGATGTCAGGACTTCAACTTGCGGAGAATGTGGTACAAACGGAATGCACCAATGATACCTTACCTTCGGTAGAGGATAGTAATCAACTCCATGGGGAGCCCGACTTCCCTGTTGCGAAACTCAATATTCTTCATGAGAAAATATCTAGTCCACGATGGGTTGTACCAGTTCTACCAGATCAAGAGTTAGAGTGCCTGTTGCAAGCCAGTATCGAACTTTGTAGAGAAGGTAGCCATATACAACAAGTAGCTTTTTCTATCTCGATAGAATCGAATAGTAGCTTCGAGCAGAAACTTCTAAATGTAAGCTCTCGCCTCCTCTAGGACTCGATGTACAAAGTGAAGCGTGTCAGCGCTTTTTTCGAGAGGGACTCACAATTTCTTTTACGAAAATATTGACTGATGATGCAATAAGTAGTtggaaattaaatattcaaaattgtATTAACGCAAACTGCGCGCGATTGGTGGATCTATGTGTCCTGAAACTAGACAAAGACTGGTTtcctctccttgatttgctggCAATGGTTTTTAATCCTAGTATTAAGTGAGTTAAATATTCCCTTCTGTAATTAATAACAGTTTTATTCCTGGACCATTTTTATGGCATTAATCTTTCCCGTTTCCTTTTAGATTTCACACGTTTAACGCTACGAGAGATTCAGAATCCGTTCCTCCGGGTGTTGATATTCCTGATGAGGCACTTTACGCACGGACACCTCCTGATACGAGAAGTCCACGCGGCTGGCTAGTGGATCTCATAAATAGGTGGAGGAGCAATGGCATTctcttttcagtttttataATTTCTACCCAACGTACCTAATACTTATTTCTCTTGTAGGTTTGGGAGTCGAGGAGGATTTAGAATCTTGCTCTCTAGATTTCAGAGCGGCCGAAATATAACAGTACCAGTTATTTATGCTTTAATCAGACCTTTTGGTTTGTGTTACGAATTACTCACTGTACCCACAATAGTTGAATATCTTATGCCTGTTGTGGTAAGTAATTTGTAGATGATGGAACATTGCttcgtgttcttttttttttttaaatcaagaaATATTCTACACCGAAATGAGATATTAGAGGGAACCGTGGAATGATTCCGTTCTATTCGAAATTGCGTGCTTTTTAATCCACAGGAAATGGTGCCAGTAATTTTGAATAACTTGACTGACGAGGAACTGAAAAAGGAGGCGAAAAATGAATCAAAAAATGATGCGATATCAGCCATAATCAGAGCGGCCAAGTGTTTAGTGTCGCGAGTACCGCAGCAAGACGAAATGATTAAGAACTTGCAAATGCTGAGACTGAAGATGATACTGAGACTCTTGCAAATCTCTTCGTTTAATGGGAAAATGAATGCTTTGAACGAAGTGAATAAAGTAATCGGCAGTGTTACGTTCTATCAGCATCGGAATGCAATCTTTGAAGAGGAAGAGTGGCTTACTGCAGAACGTATGGCGGTAAGCTCAGCTTCGGAATGTGAAATTAGAATCTATGGTTTTTCCAATTATTTGAAGCATTTGTCCGACATCGTCCAGTTCACCGATAAACATTAATGAGTATTCGAAACTGTTCTGTTTATTTAGAAATGGATAAAAGAAAATAGAGTGTTAGAAATCGTTTTAGGAGATTCGTTACATCAGCCCCAATACGTTGAAAAGCTGGAGAAAATTTTAcgctttattattaaagaacgaGCTTTGACGTTGGAAGATCTAGATGCCGTTTGGGCGGCACAAGCTGGGAAACATGAAGCGATCGTGAAGAATGTTCATGACTTATTAGCCAAGCTCGCATGGGATTTTAGTCCGGAACAACTGGACCATCTATTCGAATGTTTCCAGGTGTTCATTGTCGTGAAATTACAGTTGCCTTTTGTTATAATCGATGTGTAActcaattaaaattttctttgtcgcAGATGAGTTGGAAGACTGCTAATAAGAAACAGAGAGAAAAGCTATTAGAATTAATCAGGAGACTAGCAGAAGACGATAAGGACGGAGTAATGGCACATAAGGTTTCGTAGCTTTAAATCCAATTTCACATATTCCTAGGATTAATTTAAACTTAATtgtacttttctttcaaacTAGGTCTTAACCCTTTTTTGGAACCTAGCTCATTCCGATGAGGTGCCTACAGAGATCATGGACCAAGCGTTGTATGCCCATGTAAAGATCCTCGATTATTCCTGCTCGCAAGAAAGAGATGCTCAAAAGGCAATTTGGTTAGACAAATGCGTGAAAGAGTTGGAGAGCGGCGACAAATGGGCCTTGCCAGCTTTGAAGCAGATTCGGGAAATATGTTGTCTTTACGAACCGAATCCTAACATAGTGGGCCATGGTCAACGAGGTCACCATTTACATTATAGGTATGTCATTCATTTGATTTAGAATCAGTGTCTTCATTATCGTATCTTATATCCTCCTCTTTTACCTTTATCGTTTAGGCAAGATGTTATAGAACGACTTCAAGCGGAACATTCAACAGTAGTGCTCGTGACGGACAGTTTAACGAACTACATGGAGAAAGTTCGACAATTGGTCAAAGAGAACCCGGACCTTGATCCGAATACATTCATGCCCGATGGTCGTTACAATCATATTATGCAAGTGCAAGAAAGGCTTAATTTCCtacgttttttattaaaagtaggTGGCGATTACTTTCACGGCGAGAGAGGAGGAGTACTCGGGGGGAGTGTCTCTGTGATCGGTTAGCGTGCAATTTGTTTTGCAGGATGGTCAACTGTGGTTGTGCGCGGATCAAGCTAAACAGATTTGGCAGAGTTTAGCGGAGCAAGGTGTTTTTGTATCCGACCGTGAGGCTTGTTTCAAATGGTTCTCGAAGCTAATGGGAGACGAACCAGACCTCGATCCGGCAATAAACAAAGACTTCTTCCAAAATAACATATTGCAGCTAGATCCAACGTTGCTCACGGAAAGCGGTATCAAGTGTTACGAGCGATTTTTCAAAGCCGTTAATTCCAAagaaggaaagttaaaattgaACAGGAGAACGTTCCTAATGGACGACGTCGACCTAATCGGTACAGACTACTTGTGGCGAGTGAGTAAAATAATGATTGACAGTAATATCAGCACATCGGTGTCCACTAGCATCGCGTATTAATGCGTATTCATTTATTCAGGTGGTGACCAATAGCCCCGAAGAAATTGCAAATCGAGCCATAGAACTTCTAAAGGAAGTAAATACTAATCTGGGGCCGCGACTTCAGTCCTCGGTCCTGCGTTTTCACATGACGTACATAGGGGAATGTATGGACAGGTTGAAAGCGCACTACGACACTGTGTCCGTCTTAAGTAAAGTGTATCTCGAGGGTAAGGAGGAGCAGGAAGAACAGATGTCGAACAAGATTAAAGTAGAAGCTATGAAGATGTGTCGCGTCATAAAGGTGTTGCAGGAATACATAAACGAGTGCGACTCGGCGTTTCCAggagagcgaaagaaattgccaTTGCATAGGTATCATTCTTTGTTCTTAGCGCACGAAAGAAATATTCTACTTGCCTGTGTAACGAGAGTTTTTATCGCGTTTGATTACAGAGCAGCTTTCGGGAAGGAGCTATATCTTATCATTCGCATTGCAAATCCTGGTCGTAACGTGAACGACGAACATATAGTCACGCATACAAACGACACTTTGGGATCATTGAGGCGGCAAATACTGCGCAAGATTAAAGCGAATGAGTCAAACGTGAAGCTCGACTTATTTTTGAATGGGGAATCGTTGGAGCTAGCGGACGACAGAAAGATACTCTCTGAAATTCCATTGAGATACAAAATGGTTTGTATCAACAATGCCTTGCCAATATCAGAACGCAACGTCGATACAATACGTAACGAATCGAAATGCTTTTCGTTTAGGTATTGTCTGCGAAACTGAGTCAAGTAAACAGCAACATGCCAAGCTCCCCGGACAGCAGTTCAGATAGCTCCACTAGTTCTCCGCATCTCCCGTACGATATACGAGATGTGAACGCAGAAAACAGCTTACCAAGCGTGGTACGTTAATTTTCATAACTTCGGCTCCCCTCTTGTTCCATCAGTCGTTGAAGCTCCAAAGAATCTATTTACCTGCCGGCATTTTGTTCCTTCTTCTCAGGTGATGTCGGAATCTTGGGAGGATGCCATGGTTTTCTTTCAATTGTCAGATCTTGGGTGTACACTCCAGCACGCGCAATTACGCGACGGTGTACGGAATCTACTACAATTGGTGCCACCGTATACTCACACCGTGTCGCGGTTGCGATGGTTCTTCGATCGCCATAAAAAAGTCGAAAGCGTCGTTTGTAATGCACTAAATACCACAGTAAATTCTTTGTTTTTTACCGAAAGCCCTACCGAAGTTTTATACAATTTAGAGGTAAATCGTCTGAAACGTCTGTGGTCATTTGGAGGGTTTACAGAGTGGAGCAGTATTTCTGAAATGGTCTCTGTTTCAGGTTATGTATAGTTTGTTAATGCCGGCACAGGACACGTCAGAGAAAGCGTTTGACTTTCAGTTCAATTTCATAATCAGCGACGAAGCTAGCGTTATCCTCGACATGTTAACTAAGAACAAGTTTCTGCCGAACGCCGACGAGACCACGAAACGAATAGCTTACTTGACGGTGTTGAAGCTATGCAAATTCTACCTGGTCGTGGTGGCTTACGCGATGGCCATGATAACGATAGAGAAGGACGACAAAATCTCGGAGAATCAGGAGAACCATACACGTTACAATCCAGCTTTAAGCCCGGACTCGATCTTGAAGCATGCGTTCCTGTTCGAGGATAATCCGAATATCGATTACATGCTGAGAAGCGTGGCGGCACATTTAACGTCGTGCATCGCTGTTCGCAGGACAAATGGGCCGGAGCCCCAGCTGTTTAAGCAGGTCTGCCAGTGCGAGCTACCAGACTTAGCTACCATTCGTGCCATAATTAGGCTAGCATGGGCGGCATCCACTGGTAATCTGAACAATATAAACGCGTCTGCTGAAACGCTCCATAAACTGCACGAAACGAACGAGAAGGAAGCCGCGAATAATCCCGACAACAATGACGTGTTAGTGTGTAAGGAAGCGCTGGAGGTGCTGCCGATCGCCCTGG
This region of Andrena cerasifolii isolate SP2316 chromosome 4, iyAndCera1_principal, whole genome shotgun sequence genomic DNA includes:
- the Faf gene encoding ubiquitin carboxyl-terminal hydrolase-like faf, with amino-acid sequence MTIATRGQGVGIDPPDSQQSTQMHSSPGTQQLADTMSGLQLAENVVQTECTNDTLPSVEDSNQLHGEPDFPVAKLNILHEKISSPRWVVPVLPDQELECLLQASIELCREGLDVQSEACQRFFREGLTISFTKILTDDAISSWKLNIQNCINANCARLVDLCVLKLDKDWFPLLDLLAMVFNPSIKFHTFNATRDSESVPPGVDIPDEALYARTPPDTRSPRGWLVDLINRFGSRGGFRILLSRFQSGRNITVPVIYALIRPFGLCYELLTVPTIVEYLMPVVEMVPVILNNLTDEELKKEAKNESKNDAISAIIRAAKCLVSRVPQQDEMIKNLQMLRLKMILRLLQISSFNGKMNALNEVNKVIGSVTFYQHRNAIFEEEEWLTAERMAKWIKENRVLEIVLGDSLHQPQYVEKLEKILRFIIKERALTLEDLDAVWAAQAGKHEAIVKNVHDLLAKLAWDFSPEQLDHLFECFQMSWKTANKKQREKLLELIRRLAEDDKDGVMAHKVLTLFWNLAHSDEVPTEIMDQALYAHVKILDYSCSQERDAQKAIWLDKCVKELESGDKWALPALKQIREICCLYEPNPNIVGHGQRGHHLHYRQDVIERLQAEHSTVVLVTDSLTNYMEKVRQLVKENPDLDPNTFMPDGRYNHIMQVQERLNFLRFLLKDGQLWLCADQAKQIWQSLAEQGVFVSDREACFKWFSKLMGDEPDLDPAINKDFFQNNILQLDPTLLTESGIKCYERFFKAVNSKEGKLKLNRRTFLMDDVDLIGTDYLWRVVTNSPEEIANRAIELLKEVNTNLGPRLQSSVLRFHMTYIGECMDRLKAHYDTVSVLSKVYLEGKEEQEEQMSNKIKVEAMKMCRVIKVLQEYINECDSAFPGERKKLPLHRAAFGKELYLIIRIANPGRNVNDEHIVTHTNDTLGSLRRQILRKIKANESNVKLDLFLNGESLELADDRKILSEIPLRYKMVLSAKLSQVNSNMPSSPDSSSDSSTSSPHLPYDIRDVNAENSLPSVVMSESWEDAMVFFQLSDLGCTLQHAQLRDGVRNLLQLVPPYTHTVSRLRWFFDRHKKVESVVCNALNTTVNSLFFTESPTEVLYNLEVMYSLLMPAQDTSEKAFDFQFNFIISDEASVILDMLTKNKFLPNADETTKRIAYLTVLKLCKFYLVVVAYAMAMITIEKDDKISENQENHTRYNPALSPDSILKHAFLFEDNPNIDYMLRSVAAHLTSCIAVRRTNGPEPQLFKQVCQCELPDLATIRAIIRLAWAASTGNLNNINASAETLHKLHETNEKEAANNPDNNDVLVCKEALEVLPIALVLNPNALESLSKDKMWHTFLIDLVLRSKSKVIRTAAGEQFFLIWTYYGDGKQPLLFAITLLFSVLNTTVMEYAKQSHEYFQLLCRLLDFAYAIQCPLSTAEPLLIIEIAWLKKVRDDVKETGESQVEEAVLEGHLCLAKELLDFLPPSKKYELGSDAKHNTNLVKELVEDFIFPASRLMLQLRNTGELSASQMSPVCTTPQSTSAAFDLLRVLCIGCVPNMKLLVTMLTDMFYSEKDEPLVEWDYLPPVGLRPLKGFVGLKNAGATCYMNSVLQQLYMVESIRVGLLAAEGAATDLNEDFSGEERIEGEQTIEANDNDTNEEKCGADESRKEYNIGILKQVQAIFGHLAYSKLQYYIPRGLWKHFKLQGEPVNLREQQDAVEFFMSLVESLDEALKALGHEQIMSKILGGSYSDQKICKGCPHRYSKEEPFSLISVDIRNHSNLLDSLEQYVKGELLEGADAYHCDKCNKKVVTVKRLCVKKLPPVLAIQLKRFEYDFERLCAIKFNDYFEFPRDLDMEPYTVSGLAKLEGEVIDCDYEESMKGICTKYQLTGIVVHSGQASGGHYYSYILYRQSDGIAKWYKFDDGDVTECKMEEEEEMKSQCFGGDYLGEVFDHMLKRMTYRKQKRWWNAYMLFYTRLDVEENTLMKSVNELSLYTKLGVMKMPLAIEHSVRKQNIKFMHNRNQFSAEYFQFIKKLVSCNSYVIETPNLNEKLSPEHEELAMLSVQLLSQFLFHTGFHTKKTLRGEAMEWHDILCHLLRSCKSVRSWFAHNVLFNHPHRLCEYLLSCPSTEVRTAFLNIFVCLAHISLKDGPCAPPSLNAPTILLDPTATLSDHLLHAVLSLLHREISDHGRHLPHYFSLFHTYASIGLAERAQLLKLNVPVTFMLVAIDEGPGPMIKYQYPELTKLYQVVSMLIRCCDVSSKAHSSHAQSGAAPLPNPYGDPACQNEYLMPIQPQAADILFVKNSYMKKLIEDVDVNVTDDTVKLLQYCCWENPHLSRIVLSELLWQMGFAFTHEIKHHTELLLGMLPMEDSWQTHRIHNALKGVPDEREGIFEIIQRSKQHYQKRAYLCIKCMVQLFSKCKAAYQLLLHSPELNMKWMQAVDWLHEELEKRPYASTAHGFSWAPPALSNYATNGYILERSNSANKTMEKAFELCPDMEHEVEDASEDCAEEAEKYQSKRVVMRRKSCARSNPVWASIGYPDMTVTPQIHEEQQPQPGPSPVHTPLLVHQLHSPQNCESSQNTSRDL